In Fervidobacterium thailandense, a genomic segment contains:
- the purB gene encoding adenylosuccinate lyase has translation MVERYALEPLKSLWTLKAQYERWLEVELAVVEAYEEFGIAPKGTAQKIRERAQIDVDDILRTEAVVDHDVIAFVKSVTKNMGDEARFFHYGLTSSDVVDTATSLALKSATEEILCSCKSLANVLYEKAIRYKDLPTIGRTHGVHAEPTSFGLKFLSWYAELLRDIERLERAKEEISVGKLSGAVGNYANIDPKIERRALEKLGLKPTPVATQVIPRDYIAHLLSVFALIAGLIERIAIEIRHLQRTEVLEAMEPFKEGQRGSSAMPHKKNPILCERLTGMARLMRSYAQVAFENMALWHERDISHSSAERYILPDATMTIYYMLEKTRYLIESLKVFEEKVRNNLDLTKGLIYSQRILLALVDKGMSREEAYTLVQSIALECWESGESFRERVMQNEKVKTLLTREELETLFEPSYYLRNVDAIYERFKHDPKSENQKGN, from the coding sequence ATGGTAGAACGTTACGCACTCGAGCCTTTGAAAAGTCTGTGGACACTTAAAGCCCAGTACGAGCGTTGGCTTGAGGTGGAACTTGCCGTTGTTGAAGCTTACGAAGAGTTCGGAATCGCTCCGAAAGGAACCGCCCAAAAAATTAGGGAACGTGCGCAAATCGACGTAGACGATATCCTCCGGACCGAAGCGGTGGTTGACCACGACGTTATCGCCTTCGTCAAATCTGTCACCAAGAACATGGGAGATGAGGCAAGATTCTTCCACTACGGATTAACCTCCTCCGACGTGGTCGATACCGCGACAAGCTTGGCGTTGAAAAGTGCTACCGAAGAGATACTGTGCTCTTGCAAGAGTTTGGCCAACGTACTTTACGAAAAAGCTATTCGTTATAAAGACCTTCCAACGATAGGTAGAACACACGGCGTACACGCCGAGCCGACATCGTTCGGTTTGAAATTCCTTTCGTGGTACGCGGAACTGCTGCGCGATATCGAGCGTCTTGAGAGGGCAAAAGAGGAGATATCCGTGGGGAAATTGAGCGGAGCTGTTGGAAATTACGCCAACATCGACCCAAAAATTGAGCGCAGGGCTTTGGAAAAACTCGGTTTAAAACCAACACCCGTAGCAACACAGGTAATTCCACGCGATTACATCGCACACCTGCTTTCCGTTTTCGCCCTTATTGCTGGTTTGATAGAGCGCATCGCGATCGAAATAAGACATCTCCAGCGCACTGAAGTTCTCGAAGCGATGGAACCGTTCAAGGAAGGTCAGCGGGGCTCATCCGCAATGCCACACAAGAAGAATCCCATCCTGTGTGAGCGCTTAACGGGAATGGCACGCTTGATGAGGAGTTACGCACAAGTTGCGTTCGAAAACATGGCACTCTGGCACGAGCGCGACATTTCGCACTCTTCGGCCGAGAGATACATACTTCCCGACGCAACGATGACGATTTACTACATGTTGGAGAAAACAAGGTACTTGATAGAAAGCCTGAAGGTTTTCGAGGAGAAGGTTCGAAATAATCTGGATTTGACTAAAGGACTGATCTATTCCCAGCGCATCCTTCTGGCACTCGTTGACAAGGGTATGTCAAGGGAGGAAGCTTATACTCTCGTTCAATCGATTGCCCTCGAGTGTTGGGAAAGTGGTGAGTCGTTCAGGGAGAGAGTTATGCAAAACGAAAAGGTCAAAACCTTGCTGACAAGAGAAGAACTCGAGACCTTATTTGAACCAAGCTACTATCTCAGAAACGTCGACGCCATATACGAGAGGTTTAAGCACGATCCAAAGTCCGAAAACCAAAAAGGCAATTAA
- a CDS encoding DUF6479 family protein encodes MASKKGLTVTLIVIAIIVVAIIWAVAANKSKEAATTTTEETPVTTEETTTEETTTEEPTVQETPVEETTTETPVETTETTDTTDVTTEEATSGEF; translated from the coding sequence ATGGCATCCAAGAAAGGTTTGACGGTAACGCTTATAGTCATCGCCATCATCGTTGTCGCGATCATCTGGGCAGTTGCGGCCAACAAGAGCAAAGAAGCGGCTACAACGACAACGGAAGAGACACCAGTAACAACCGAAGAAACGACAACGGAAGAAACGACAACGGAAGAACCAACGGTCCAAGAAACACCAGTTGAGGAAACGACAACGGAAACTCCAGTGGAAACCACCGAAACAACCGATACTACGGACGTAACCACAGAGGAAGCTACATCCGGAGAGTTCTAA
- the ord gene encoding 2,4-diaminopentanoate dehydrogenase, with amino-acid sequence MRVVVWGFGAMGRGIARNIMESKFMKLVGVIDKNPDYIGKDAGELLGIGTYGVRVRDSIDVIEETNPDVVVIATSSFVREVLPQIEYAVKNHANVITIAEEMAFPFDSHPEESLYMDNLAKRYGVTILGTGVNPGFVLDTLIISLTGVCSKVERIVAKRINDLSPFGKTVMETQGVGTTPEEFEEGLRKGTIVGHIGFPQSIMMIARALGWNITRIEEDRKPIISNVYRETPVVKVQPGMVAGCNHSAKAYIGDKCVIELYHPQQIHPHLEGVETGDYIEIYGDININLSIKPEIPGGKATIAIATNMIPIVIGAQPGLKCMADLPVPRNILSSVIG; translated from the coding sequence ATGCGTGTCGTGGTTTGGGGTTTTGGAGCGATGGGAAGAGGAATTGCAAGAAACATTATGGAGAGTAAGTTCATGAAATTGGTTGGTGTCATAGACAAGAATCCCGATTACATCGGTAAAGATGCGGGCGAGCTTTTGGGTATCGGGACGTACGGTGTACGCGTCAGAGATTCCATCGACGTCATTGAGGAGACGAACCCGGATGTGGTTGTTATTGCAACGAGTTCTTTCGTTAGGGAGGTACTCCCACAGATCGAGTACGCGGTGAAGAATCACGCGAACGTGATCACAATTGCCGAGGAGATGGCATTCCCGTTCGATTCTCATCCTGAAGAATCGCTTTACATGGATAATTTAGCGAAACGATACGGTGTGACCATCCTCGGCACCGGTGTCAACCCCGGATTCGTGCTCGATACACTCATCATCTCACTCACAGGTGTCTGCAGCAAGGTGGAGCGGATCGTCGCCAAGCGTATCAACGACCTCTCACCGTTTGGCAAAACCGTTATGGAAACCCAGGGAGTTGGTACAACACCCGAGGAGTTCGAGGAAGGCCTCAGGAAAGGTACTATCGTCGGGCACATTGGATTTCCGCAGAGTATCATGATGATCGCACGTGCGCTCGGTTGGAATATTACACGCATCGAGGAGGATAGAAAACCTATCATCTCGAACGTTTACAGGGAAACACCCGTTGTCAAGGTCCAACCCGGTATGGTTGCTGGATGCAACCACTCGGCCAAGGCATACATTGGTGATAAGTGCGTCATCGAGCTCTACCATCCACAGCAGATACACCCGCACCTTGAGGGTGTTGAAACTGGTGATTACATTGAGATCTATGGGGACATCAATATAAACCTCTCGATAAAGCCGGAGATTCCCGGAGGTAAGGCCACGATCGCGATCGCAACGAACATGATCCCCATCGTCATCGGTGCACAACCCGGTTTGAAGTGTATGGCAGACCTTCCGGTGCCACGCAATATCCTCAGTAGCGTTATTGGTTAA
- the ortA gene encoding 2-amino-4-oxopentanoate thiolase subunit OrtA: MLAKKGDWVQIELTILTPEQRAPQVPEDTKKVPLMARLKGFLVDEVASPGAVVTVKTPSGRLVTGTLVAVNPKYEHDFGEPVPELITIGLELRQILEESEEEKHPGGEMR, encoded by the coding sequence ATGTTAGCCAAAAAAGGTGACTGGGTGCAGATCGAATTGACGATCCTCACCCCGGAACAACGGGCACCGCAGGTACCGGAGGATACAAAAAAAGTCCCACTTATGGCCCGGTTGAAGGGCTTCCTGGTCGATGAGGTGGCATCACCCGGCGCGGTTGTTACGGTGAAAACACCGAGCGGAAGGCTTGTGACCGGTACACTCGTAGCGGTGAATCCGAAGTACGAACACGATTTTGGTGAGCCCGTCCCGGAACTTATAACGATAGGCTTGGAACTTCGCCAGATTCTCGAAGAGAGCGAAGAAGAGAAACATCCAGGTGGTGAGATGCGATGA
- the ortB gene encoding 2-amino-4-oxopentanoate thiolase subunit OrtB codes for MRDLSYSAVMARRAEIMRKAVGIDYEKFIIEGFAFDYEGMMKEVGYSIEDVRKIQAETCVGNTPLVELKNINRLIRKIAPKGKGARIFLKDEATNPSGSFKDRRAAVSVYHAQKLGYKGVIAATSGNYGAAVASQAAKRGLKCIIVQECYDSHWRGQPEILEKGRACEAYGAEVVQLTVGPELFYYTLVLLEETGYFNASLYSPYAIAGIETLGYEIAEQMLKLTGRFPDAVVVTHAGGGLITGTARGLKKAGAVNTKVIGASVDLRGLHMASDNDFNRKYFTTGHTGFGIPFAVFPDRSDVPKNAARPLRYMDRYVLVTQGEVFYVTEMLAHLEGLQRGPAGNTSLAAAFALALEMDEDQTIVVNETEYTGAGKLPSAQLTFAKKMGMIVKRGHPILEDKPGQVIAIPEHPSQIGVIEYPVEELKKSYLKELIKREGRTQFTEAEWKFLEEDLRATREQIEKWIAEIKIS; via the coding sequence ATGAGGGACCTTTCCTACAGCGCGGTCATGGCAAGGCGCGCCGAGATAATGAGGAAGGCCGTCGGTATTGATTACGAAAAGTTCATCATCGAAGGGTTCGCGTTCGACTACGAGGGAATGATGAAAGAAGTCGGTTATTCCATCGAAGACGTGCGAAAAATCCAAGCCGAGACGTGCGTGGGAAACACCCCACTCGTCGAGCTGAAGAACATAAACAGGCTCATCAGAAAAATCGCACCGAAGGGCAAGGGAGCTCGGATATTCCTTAAAGACGAGGCAACAAATCCATCCGGAAGCTTCAAGGATCGCAGAGCTGCCGTGAGCGTTTACCATGCTCAGAAGCTCGGCTACAAGGGCGTCATCGCGGCAACGAGTGGTAACTACGGTGCGGCGGTCGCATCGCAGGCTGCCAAGCGCGGACTGAAATGTATCATCGTTCAAGAATGCTACGATAGCCATTGGCGCGGACAACCGGAAATTTTGGAAAAAGGACGCGCTTGCGAAGCCTACGGTGCCGAGGTTGTACAACTCACCGTCGGGCCGGAGCTTTTCTACTATACACTCGTGCTTCTCGAGGAAACTGGTTATTTCAACGCATCCCTTTATTCACCGTACGCGATCGCTGGAATAGAAACCCTGGGCTACGAGATAGCGGAGCAGATGTTGAAACTCACCGGTAGGTTCCCGGATGCGGTTGTTGTAACGCACGCTGGAGGAGGACTCATCACCGGTACCGCCCGCGGGTTGAAGAAGGCTGGTGCGGTCAACACGAAGGTTATCGGTGCGAGCGTCGATCTCAGAGGCTTGCACATGGCAAGTGACAACGACTTCAACAGAAAGTACTTCACCACCGGACACACCGGTTTCGGTATCCCATTCGCAGTTTTCCCGGACCGCTCCGACGTGCCGAAAAACGCCGCACGCCCGCTCAGGTACATGGACCGCTACGTGCTCGTAACTCAGGGAGAGGTTTTCTACGTGACCGAAATGCTCGCGCACCTGGAGGGACTCCAGCGCGGACCAGCCGGTAACACCTCTTTGGCGGCGGCATTCGCGCTCGCACTCGAGATGGACGAGGATCAAACCATCGTTGTGAACGAAACCGAATACACCGGTGCAGGTAAACTTCCCTCCGCCCAATTGACTTTTGCAAAGAAGATGGGAATGATCGTGAAACGCGGGCACCCGATTCTTGAAGACAAACCCGGCCAAGTCATCGCAATCCCCGAGCATCCATCTCAGATAGGTGTCATCGAGTATCCGGTGGAAGAACTCAAGAAGAGTTATTTGAAAGAACTCATCAAGCGCGAGGGAAGAACGCAGTTCACGGAAGCGGAATGGAAGTTCCTGGAAGAAGACCTGAGGGCCACGAGAGAGCAGATAGAAAAATGGATCGCTGAGATAAAGATAAGCTGA
- a CDS encoding ornithine aminomutase subunit alpha, with the protein MKPRPDDFAERSRHLQHMSDEELDAYFWELVEKVVDPLVELARTHTSPSIERSVLLRMGFNSLEAKKLVDMIFERGLLGKGAGHIVWRIAKEHNIDYIEAGRRLINGMYWDDVDRIFKGVKK; encoded by the coding sequence ATGAAACCAAGACCGGATGATTTCGCCGAAAGATCAAGACATCTCCAGCACATGAGTGATGAAGAACTCGACGCGTACTTCTGGGAACTTGTTGAAAAGGTTGTCGATCCACTTGTTGAACTTGCAAGGACGCACACGTCACCGTCGATAGAACGTTCCGTCCTTCTAAGAATGGGATTCAACAGCCTCGAGGCGAAGAAACTCGTGGACATGATTTTCGAACGTGGACTCCTTGGAAAGGGTGCAGGACACATCGTTTGGAGGATCGCGAAAGAGCACAACATAGACTACATAGAAGCCGGTAGAAGGTTGATAAACGGTATGTACTGGGACGATGTGGACAGGATATTCAAAGGGGTGAAGAAGTAA
- the oraE gene encoding D-ornithine 4,5-aminomutase subunit OraE: MMPLDPKKPIDIEEILKDLDKYRPRRRGWTWRKKLPEGTKVDRYEYYQISEPLKNSIPLPAAHYFNNIDPQPDVVITAEIASGRFEDDIRRMRMAAWHGADHIMVIRTLGQSHFDGLIEGTPEGVGGIPITRKQVRATRKALDLIEDEVGRPINFHSYVSGVAGPEIAVLFAEEGVNGAHQDPQYNILYRGVNPVRSFVDAAVAKKIMAWAGMLQIDGAHNANASAKISWTVMPELLVQHGINCMFSLKVGMPKENIALSTVPPMIAPTPEMRIDLPYAVALRELFKGFRFRAQMNTRYIESDLFDATRVHVLNAVLSRLTSADLQSTITPDEGRNVPWHINSIRGVETAKHTLLAMDGIQKYVKIDREAIREKVRELKMRAILMLEEILEMGGYFEALEAGMFVDNGYYPERLGDGIARKKDGEIAAGTVVPRDPDYMAPVCEHFGYNNLPEGLEKPCDLIGGCTFHKPEKIQFIDELDETDNVNLRLQRVKDMKARNVIKPEVEWYADGWIQLDMTFSLPEEYAEAAALAVCERLGLEDPTIIAKTVLHPAEGTYVEVKAKVPFEIKIDELKLPKKPEILPEDEIFDFVAKRPITVVAATVGEDEHSVGLREILDIKHGGIEKYGIKYHYLGTSCPPEKLIDAAIETGADAILASMIITHNDVHIKNMRRLNELAIEKGIRDKVLIIVGGTQITNDLAIENGVDAGFGRGTKGIHVASFIVKKLRERDAQSSGN; encoded by the coding sequence ATGATGCCACTGGATCCCAAAAAGCCTATAGATATCGAAGAAATACTGAAAGATTTGGACAAATACCGACCAAGACGCAGAGGGTGGACCTGGAGAAAGAAACTTCCCGAAGGTACGAAGGTTGATAGGTACGAATACTACCAAATTAGCGAGCCGTTGAAGAACAGCATTCCACTTCCCGCGGCGCACTATTTTAACAACATAGATCCGCAACCGGATGTTGTCATCACCGCGGAGATCGCGTCCGGTCGGTTCGAGGATGATATTCGCAGGATGCGCATGGCCGCCTGGCACGGTGCGGACCACATCATGGTCATCCGCACACTCGGACAGTCGCACTTTGACGGCCTCATCGAGGGGACTCCCGAAGGCGTCGGTGGTATACCAATCACCCGTAAACAGGTGCGCGCAACGAGGAAGGCACTCGATTTGATCGAGGACGAAGTCGGTAGACCCATAAACTTCCACAGCTACGTTTCCGGGGTTGCCGGACCGGAGATAGCCGTACTCTTTGCGGAAGAGGGTGTTAACGGGGCACACCAGGACCCGCAGTACAACATCCTCTATCGTGGTGTTAACCCCGTGCGCTCGTTCGTGGATGCGGCCGTTGCCAAGAAGATAATGGCATGGGCAGGGATGCTCCAAATCGATGGTGCGCACAACGCGAACGCATCGGCAAAAATCTCCTGGACCGTCATGCCGGAGCTCTTGGTTCAGCACGGTATCAACTGTATGTTCTCACTTAAAGTGGGCATGCCGAAAGAAAACATCGCACTCTCCACCGTTCCACCGATGATCGCGCCAACACCGGAGATGCGCATTGACCTACCGTATGCAGTTGCGCTCAGAGAACTCTTCAAAGGTTTCAGGTTCCGAGCACAGATGAACACCAGGTACATCGAATCGGACCTTTTTGACGCAACGAGAGTTCACGTATTGAACGCGGTACTCTCCAGACTCACCAGCGCGGACTTACAGTCCACGATAACCCCCGATGAGGGTAGGAACGTACCGTGGCACATAAACTCGATCCGCGGTGTTGAAACGGCAAAACACACGCTCCTTGCAATGGATGGAATCCAGAAGTACGTCAAGATAGACCGGGAAGCGATTCGCGAAAAGGTACGCGAATTGAAGATGCGTGCCATCCTGATGCTCGAGGAAATCCTCGAAATGGGAGGTTACTTTGAAGCACTCGAGGCTGGGATGTTTGTAGATAACGGCTATTATCCCGAACGACTCGGTGATGGGATTGCAAGGAAGAAAGATGGAGAAATCGCAGCCGGAACGGTTGTACCTAGGGACCCGGATTACATGGCACCCGTGTGTGAACACTTCGGTTACAACAACCTACCGGAGGGATTGGAAAAACCGTGTGATCTTATCGGAGGGTGTACGTTCCACAAACCGGAGAAGATCCAATTCATCGACGAACTCGACGAGACTGACAACGTGAACCTAAGACTCCAACGCGTTAAGGACATGAAAGCACGAAATGTCATAAAACCTGAAGTTGAATGGTACGCGGATGGTTGGATACAACTGGATATGACCTTCTCACTCCCGGAAGAGTACGCCGAAGCAGCTGCACTCGCGGTTTGTGAAAGACTTGGTCTTGAGGATCCGACGATAATAGCCAAAACGGTCCTCCACCCAGCGGAAGGTACGTACGTTGAGGTTAAGGCAAAAGTGCCCTTCGAAATTAAGATCGACGAGCTGAAACTCCCGAAGAAGCCTGAGATTTTGCCCGAAGATGAGATATTCGATTTCGTGGCCAAACGACCAATAACCGTTGTAGCGGCGACTGTGGGCGAGGACGAACACTCGGTGGGATTGAGGGAGATACTCGACATAAAGCACGGTGGTATCGAAAAGTACGGTATCAAGTATCATTACCTTGGCACCAGCTGCCCACCGGAAAAACTTATCGACGCGGCGATAGAGACCGGTGCGGATGCGATACTCGCCTCGATGATAATCACGCACAACGACGTGCATATAAAGAACATGCGAAGGCTCAACGAGCTGGCAATCGAGAAAGGTATCCGCGATAAAGTGCTCATCATCGTGGGAGGTACGCAGATCACGAACGACCTGGCAATCGAAAACGGCGTCGATGCAGGATTCGGGCGCGGAACGAAGGGAATTCACGTCGCATCGTTCATCGTCAAAAAACTGAGGGAACGCGATGCCCAGAGTTCCGGAAACTGA